CACCACCTTCGAGCGTTGAGTTCATCGACGGCCTGCACGCATCCCCTCCTCTACAGGCCGACCACCTTGAGCGTCTGGACCCTGGCGTCGCTTGTGAGCTCGCTGTGCGAGACCACGGGCAGCGTGGGGAAGGGCCGCTCCGTGAGGCTGCGCACGAACCTGCGGATCTCCTGCGAGACGAGCACCACCGGCTGGTAGCCCAGGCTCATGGCCTCCTCGACGGCCTCCCTTATACCCTGCAGCACGGCCTGGGCCGCCGAGGGCTCCATGGCCAGGTAGCTTCCGAGCTGGCTCTGGCTCACCGACCCGGCGATCCTCTCCTCCACCTCCTGGCTCAGCGTCACGGCCCTTATCACCGAGTCGGCGTCCTGGACCGAGCGCGTTATCTGGCGCGCAAGGCTCATCCTCACGTACTCGGTGAGAAGGTCGGCGTCCTTGGTGACGGCCGCGTAGTCGGCGACCGTCTCGAGGATGGTCTGGAGATCCCTTATGGAGACCCTCTCCTTGAGGAGGTTCTGCAGTACGCGCTGGAGCCCGCCGAGCGTTATCTGGTTGGGCACCAGGTCTTCCACCACCTTGGGATAGACCTTCGCCACCTTGTCGAGGAGCCCCTGGACCTCCTGGCGGCCGAGCAGCTCATGGGCGTGGTTCTTGATTATCTCCGTTATGTGTGTCGCCACGACGGCGGCGTGGTTGACCACCGTGTAGCCCATGAGCCTGGCCTTCTCGCGCTCCGAGTCGGGCACCCACAGCGCCGGCAGACCGAAGGCCGGATCGCGCGTCTCTATGCCGTCGAGGCCCGGCTGGGCGTTGCCGGGGTCGATGGCCAGCGAATAACCGCCCATGAGCTCGCCCCTTGCGACCTCGAAGCCCCGGACGAAGAAGACGTACTCCGTGGGCTTCAACTGGAGATTGTCCTTTATGTGTATGGAGGGCACGACGATCCCCATCTCGTCGGCGAACTGTTTTCTCACGGCCTTTATCCTGTCGAGCAGCTCTCCTCCTTCCGATGCGTCGACCAGCGGGATGAGCCGGTAGCCCACGTCCAGTCCGAGCATGTCCACCAGCGGCAGCTCTTCGCTCTCCTCGGCCGCCGGCCTTGCGGCCTCGGCCCGCAGCTCCTCCTCGCGCAGCCTCTCCTGCTCGCTCTCCGCCTCGGCCCCCAGTGTGCGGGCCACGTAGGCCATGGCACCCGTGAAGGCCGAGAGGGCGAAGAAGGCGAACTTGGGGAGCCCCGGCACGAGGCCGAAGAAGAAGAGTATGCCCGAGGCGATCATGATGGGCTTGGGGTTGACGAGGAACTGGCGTCCGAGACTCGTGCCAAGTCCCGCCTCGCTCGACACGCTCGATACGAGTATGCCCGCGGCGGTGGAGATGATGAGCGCCGGGATCTGGGCCACCAGCCCGTCGCCCACTGTCAGCAGCGTGTAGGTCACCGCCGCGTCGCTCATGGACATGCCCTGCTGGAGCACGCCGATCACGAGTCCGCCCACGATGTTTATGAGCGTTATCAGTATGCCCGCAACGGCGTCGCCGCGCACGAACTTGCTGGCGCCGTCCATGGCCCCGTAGAAGTCGGCCTCCCGGGCGATCTCGTCGCGGCGCCGCCTGGCCTCGTCCTCCCCTATGAGCCCGGCGTTGAGGTCGGCGTCGATGCTCATCTGCTTGCCGGGCATGGCGTCGAGGGTGAAGCGGGCGGCCACCTCGGCTATGCGGCCCGAGCCCTTGGTTATGACGACGAAGTTTATGATCACCAGTATGGCGAAGACCACGAAGCCCACGGCGTAGTTGCCGCCGACGACGAAGTTGCCGAAGCTCTTTATGACCTCTCCCGCCGCCGAGGGGCCCTCGGCGCCGTTGAGAAGGATGATGCGCGTGGAGGCCACGTTGAGCGAGAGCCTGAAGAGCGTCGTCACGAGCAGCACGGTCGGGAAGGTGGAGAACTCGAGGGGCCGGGCTATGTATATGGCGAGAAGCAGTATTATCACCGCCATGGTGATGTTGAAGGTCAGGAGCAGATCCAGGACGAAGGGCGGGATGGGCAGGATCATCACGGCCAGTATGCCCACGATGCCGAGCGGCAGCAGGTACTCGGAGCCGCTCCTGAGCCTTCCCATGCTCTCTGTCGTCGCCGTAGTCATCGTGATCTTCCTCGCCGCGCCTCAGCGGATGCGCCTGTTCTTGAGCCTGTAGACGTAGGCCAGCACCTCGGCCACGGCCTTATAGAGGTTGAAGGGTATCTCCGAGCCTATCTCGACCGCCTTGAAGAGGGCCCGCGCAAGGGGCTTGTTCTCCACCACCGGCACGTCGTGGCTGCGGGCGATCTCCTTTATCCTCTCGGCCACGAGCCCCGAGCCCTTGGCCACAACGAGCGGCGCCTCGGCCTTCTCCCTGTCGTAGCGGAGCGCGACGGCCAGGTGCGTGGGGTTGGTGACCACCACGTCCGCCAGGGGCACTTCCTGCATCATCCGCCTTCTGGCCATGGAGCGCTGGATGCTCCTTATCCTCGCCTTGACTATCGGGTCGCCCTCGGTCTCCTTGTG
The window above is part of the Deltaproteobacteria bacterium genome. Proteins encoded here:
- the flhA gene encoding flagellar biosynthesis protein FlhA, with amino-acid sequence MTTATTESMGRLRSGSEYLLPLGIVGILAVMILPIPPFVLDLLLTFNITMAVIILLLAIYIARPLEFSTFPTVLLVTTLFRLSLNVASTRIILLNGAEGPSAAGEVIKSFGNFVVGGNYAVGFVVFAILVIINFVVITKGSGRIAEVAARFTLDAMPGKQMSIDADLNAGLIGEDEARRRRDEIAREADFYGAMDGASKFVRGDAVAGILITLINIVGGLVIGVLQQGMSMSDAAVTYTLLTVGDGLVAQIPALIISTAAGILVSSVSSEAGLGTSLGRQFLVNPKPIMIASGILFFFGLVPGLPKFAFFALSAFTGAMAYVARTLGAEAESEQERLREEELRAEAARPAAEESEELPLVDMLGLDVGYRLIPLVDASEGGELLDRIKAVRKQFADEMGIVVPSIHIKDNLQLKPTEYVFFVRGFEVARGELMGGYSLAIDPGNAQPGLDGIETRDPAFGLPALWVPDSEREKARLMGYTVVNHAAVVATHITEIIKNHAHELLGRQEVQGLLDKVAKVYPKVVEDLVPNQITLGGLQRVLQNLLKERVSIRDLQTILETVADYAAVTKDADLLTEYVRMSLARQITRSVQDADSVIRAVTLSQEVEERIAGSVSQSQLGSYLAMEPSAAQAVLQGIREAVEEAMSLGYQPVVLVSQEIRRFVRSLTERPFPTLPVVSHSELTSDARVQTLKVVGL